A DNA window from Carnobacterium funditum DSM 5970 contains the following coding sequences:
- a CDS encoding glycosyltransferase family 2 protein, whose protein sequence is MRQPKISIIIPVYNTEKYLNTCLNSVLNQTFTDIEVICVDDGSPDNSIDLLEMFAKKDERVIVVSQQNTGLSDARNNALAYVTGDYVMYVDSDDWIELNTCEIAYRVALEEKADVILWSYIREFTNHSLPKKIFKKRKEVLNQQESASKLHRRMVGSIGKELKHPENADAIVTAWGKLYKTEIIKYNEINYMNTKIVGTEDALFNIDYFGYVKKAVCLEDALYHYRKDNEVSLTSLYKERLFMQNQMKYDLIEMYIAEHSLGDDYKKALTNRIALSLLELGLNTVESHKGLAKKITELKEIISQDRYKKAYQQMDFNYLPIHWKLFYGCAKLNFASGIYALLWSISKLRDKNKIEDKKESENIKIQTEVQ, encoded by the coding sequence ATGAGGCAGCCTAAAATCAGTATTATTATTCCTGTATACAATACAGAAAAATACCTGAATACTTGTTTAAATAGTGTTTTAAACCAAACTTTTACAGATATTGAAGTTATTTGTGTAGATGATGGTTCACCGGATAATAGTATAGATTTATTGGAAATGTTTGCTAAGAAGGATGAACGCGTCATTGTTGTAAGTCAACAAAATACAGGTTTATCTGACGCGAGAAATAATGCGTTAGCTTACGTCACCGGTGACTATGTCATGTATGTGGATAGCGATGACTGGATTGAACTAAATACTTGTGAAATCGCTTATCGAGTAGCCTTAGAAGAAAAAGCAGATGTCATTTTGTGGTCTTATATTAGAGAGTTTACAAATCATTCGCTGCCTAAAAAGATTTTTAAAAAAAGAAAAGAAGTGCTTAACCAACAAGAATCTGCTTCTAAGCTGCATAGGCGAATGGTTGGTTCAATAGGAAAAGAATTGAAACATCCAGAAAATGCAGATGCTATCGTTACAGCATGGGGAAAGCTTTATAAAACAGAAATTATTAAATACAACGAAATTAACTATATGAATACGAAAATTGTTGGAACAGAAGATGCACTGTTTAATATTGATTATTTTGGGTATGTAAAAAAAGCTGTTTGCCTTGAGGATGCCTTGTATCATTATCGTAAAGATAACGAAGTTTCTTTAACGTCATTATATAAAGAACGATTATTCATGCAAAACCAAATGAAATATGACTTAATAGAAATGTATATAGCAGAACATTCACTTGGTGATGATTATAAAAAAGCGTTAACTAATCGAATTGCTCTGTCACTATTAGAGCTAGGACTAAATACGGTAGAAAGCCATAAGGGATTGGCAAAAAAAATAACGGAATTAAAAGAAATTATCTCACAAGATCGTTACAAAAAAGCTTATCAACAAATGGATTTCAATTATCTGCCAATACATTGGAAATTATTTTATGGCTGTGCCAAGCTTAATTTTGCATCTGGTATTTATGCCCTACTATGGTCTATCAGCAAACTACGAGATAAAAATAAAATAGAAGATAAGAAAGAATCTGAAAATATAAAAATTCAAACGGAGGTGCAATAA
- a CDS encoding beta-1,6-N-acetylglucosaminyltransferase: MNDKHAYLIMAHNQFELLKRLIQQLDDERNDIYIHIDKKTNGFDFEKFKQLAVKSDIYFIPRINVKWGGYSQIQCELNLLKESIKKSYRYYHLLSGVDLPLKTQDDIHDFFKKYDGMEFVHFSKAGKKETKKFVSRISRYHLFQEYSPKSASKLVKIGITITDKSFLIVQRLIRTNRLKNEDITVKFGSSWFSITDDFAKYVVLQEQWIKEHFSLSKCSDELFLQTLICHSPFEKNLSARYFKKDHLGNMRKIDWLETTNSPNPEIWTIADYESLIDTDHLFARKFDFNVDSTVVEQLCDYLDSKKEYQIDSKILN, from the coding sequence ATGAATGATAAGCATGCATACTTAATTATGGCACATAATCAATTTGAGTTATTGAAACGTTTAATTCAACAATTAGATGATGAGAGAAATGATATATACATTCATATTGATAAAAAGACTAACGGGTTTGACTTTGAAAAATTTAAACAGTTAGCTGTGAAATCAGACATCTATTTTATACCAAGAATTAATGTGAAATGGGGAGGATATAGTCAAATTCAATGTGAGTTGAACTTATTAAAAGAGTCCATTAAAAAAAGCTATCGTTATTACCATCTGTTATCAGGAGTAGATCTACCATTAAAAACACAAGATGATATTCATGATTTCTTTAAAAAATATGATGGAATGGAATTTGTTCATTTTTCAAAAGCAGGGAAAAAGGAAACAAAAAAATTTGTTTCACGGATTTCAAGGTATCATCTGTTTCAAGAATACTCGCCAAAAAGTGCTTCTAAATTAGTGAAAATCGGGATTACAATTACTGATAAGTCATTTTTAATAGTTCAACGTTTAATCAGAACCAATAGATTGAAAAATGAGGATATAACGGTAAAGTTCGGTTCATCATGGTTTAGTATTACGGATGATTTTGCAAAATATGTTGTGTTACAGGAACAATGGATAAAAGAACATTTTTCATTGTCAAAATGTTCAGATGAATTGTTTCTACAAACGCTCATTTGCCATTCACCTTTCGAAAAAAATTTAAGTGCTCGTTACTTTAAAAAAGATCATTTGGGCAATATGCGTAAAATAGATTGGTTAGAAACGACTAATTCTCCCAATCCGGAAATCTGGACAATTGCAGATTATGAGAGTCTAATAGATACAGACCATCTTTTTGCTAGGAAATTTGATTTTAATGTTGACTCAACAGTAGTTGAACAGCTTTGTGATTATCTAGATAGCAAAAAAGAATATCAGATTGATTCTAAGATACTCAATTAA